One region of Sebastes fasciatus isolate fSebFas1 chromosome 1, fSebFas1.pri, whole genome shotgun sequence genomic DNA includes:
- the tusc2b gene encoding tumor suppressor 2, mitochondrial calcium regulator b, whose protein sequence is MGGSGSKSKGFWPFSGAGSTDDQTKDGNEPSMARARSFATATPFVFTRRSSMYFDEDGDLAHEFYEETIVTKNGRKKAKLKRIHKNLTSQGIIKLDIPCIHVDFPVVLCEA, encoded by the exons ATGGGTGGCAGCGGCTCCAAATCCAAAGGATTTTGGCCTTTTTCTGGCGCAGGTAGTACGGACGATCAAACCAAAGATGGAAACGAGCCGTCGATGGCGAGAGCTCGAAGTTTCGCAACTGCAACACCTTTTGTGTTTACTAGACGAAG CTCTATGTACTTTGATGAAGACGGCGACTTGGCCCATGAGTTCTATGAAGAGACAATTGTGACAAAAAATGGACGTAAAAAAGCCAAACTGAAGAGGATTCACAAAAACCTAACATCTCAG GGAATTATAAAGCTGGACATCCCTTGCATCCATGTAGATTTCCCAGTCGTCCTCTGTGAAGCCTGA
- the cyb561d2 gene encoding transmembrane reductase CYB561D2 — MVYNKETESEPRIYIYTRIASAVLTHFLCLGFTVFIAVLSRPGTSLFSWHPFLMTLAFSFFMTEAILLFSPHGSPIRRFPHKTKGRVHWILQSLCVSCAVLGLTAIFYNKHLNGKPHFTSWHGLLGLLTVCVVVLQSLAAVPLIYHSLAKGWSLAKLKRYHAASGLVTYLLASGTLLLGISSAWFTAAVGEFTWYLSALCTALSALVIMSQVTSAYTAKKRLQS, encoded by the exons ATGGTTTACAACAAAGAGACTGAGTCCGAGCCTCGGATCTACATTTATACCAGAATAGCTTCTGCAGTTCTGACTCACTTTCTCTGTCTGGGCTTCACTGTGTTCATCGCTGTTCTGTCTCGACCAGGAACAA gtTTGTTTTCCTGGCATCCTTTCCTCATGACACTAGCT TTCTCCTTCTTCATGACAGAAGCCATACTCCTGTTCTCCCCCCATGGTTCCCCGATCAGGAGGTTCCCACACAAGACAAAAGGTCGTGTTCACTGGATCCTGCAGTCCCTCTGTGTGTCCTGTGCAGTCCTGGGCCTGACAGCCATCTTTTACAACAAGCACCTGAACGGTAAACCGCACTTCACCTCGTGGCACGGTCTGCTGGGCCTGCTCACGGTGTGCGTGGTGGTGCTGCAGTCTTTGGCAGCTGTGCCTCTCATCTACCACTCTCTGGCCAAAGGCTGGTCCTTGGCCAAACTCAAACGCTACCACGCGGCGTCCGGACTCGTCACATACTTGCTGGCCAGCGGCACCCTGCTCCTCGGCATCAGCTCTGCCTGGTTTACTGCAGCTGTCGGGGAATTCACCTGGTACCTGTCagcgctctgcactgctctcagcGCCCTCGTCATAATGAGCCAAGTCACCAGTGCGTACACGGCTAAGAAACGGCTGCAGTCCTGA
- the rassf1 gene encoding ras association domain-containing protein 1 — protein sequence MSKCELIELKDLSVNDPIELAAPAARTAQPPVNPGQQSHFHVVRLLGDSVSIEAPRCQTGDAGVGHDFQPYSHTHLTWCDLCGEFIWGLYKQSLRCANCSYTCHYRCRPFIQLDCSTDGSLLTDEDDFSVDSLETDTNVDEQIDWGKQELTVSEIQQKVKEYNAQINSNLYMVVNKDGSYTGFIKVHFQLVRPISLPPPQEEDQQGRRMKRRTSFYLPKDAAKHLHLSSQTRVREVIEALLNKFTVVDNPAKFALFERAERHSQVYMRKLPDDERPLHLRLCAGPSEKALSLVLKENETGEVNWDAFSFPELCNFLRILKREEEEHVRQIVRRYSLTRDTMKQAMARITTPG from the exons ATGTCTAAATGTGAGCTGATTGAGCTGAAGGACCTCAGTGTGAATGATCCCATTGAGCTGGCTGCTCCTGCGGCCCGCACTGCCCAGCCACCTGTCAACCCGGGTCAGCAGAGCCACTTCCATGTCGTCCGTCTGCTCGGAGACAGCGTCAGCATCGAGGCGCCTCGGTGTCAGACAGGAGACGCCGGAGTGGGTCATGACTTCCAGCCCTACAGTCACACCCATCTCACCTGGTGCGACCTGTGTGGAGAATTCATCTGGGGTCTTTACAAGCAAAGTTTACGCTGCGCCA actgcAGTTACACTTGTCACTACCGCTGCCGACCATTCATCCAGCTGGACTGCAGCACAGACGGAAGTTTGTTAACAGACGAGGACGATTTCTCTGTCGACTCCCTCGAGACAGACACAAATGTG GATGAACAGATCGACTGGGGTAAACAGGAGTTGACTGTTAGTGAGATTCAACAGAAGGTTAAGGAGTATAATGCACAGATCAACAGCAATCTCTACATGGTGGTC AATAAAGACGGGTCCTACACTGGTTTCATCAAGGTCCACTTTCAGTTAGTCCGCCCCATCTCCCTGCCTCCCCCTCAGGAGGAAGATCAGCAGGGCAGGCGGATGAAACGCCGGACATCTTTCTACCTCCCTAAAGACGCTGCCAAGCACCTGCATTTGAGCTCCCAAACGCGGGTGCGAGAAGTCATCGAGGCGTTGCTCAACAAGTTCACCGTGGTGGACAACCCGGCCAAGTTTGCCCTTTTTGAACGCGCTGAGAGACATAGTCAAG TGTACATGCGTAAACTGCCTGATGATGAGCGCCCTCTCCACCTGCGCTTGTGTGCTGGCCCCAGTGAAAAAGCCTTGAGTCTGGTGTTGAAAGAGAATGAGACGGGGGAAGTAAAT TGGGATGCATTTAGTTTCCCTGAGCTGTGCAACTTTCTGCGAATCCTGAAGCGGGAGGAAGAAGAGCATGTGCGTCAGATTGTGAGGCGCTACTCTCTCACTAGAGACACGATGAAGCAGGCCATGGCGAGGATCACCACTCCTGGTTGA
- the hyal2b gene encoding hyaluronidase-2 produces MEAVFHSLFTTAGQLPWLLLALLTSWTVLCSADTKQTRWPLYSQKPVLLAWNAPTQECVPRHRVTLSLDQFDIVASPNEGFVRQNLTIFYKERLGLYPYYERGGTALNGGLPQLASLTQHYEKMPEGVQKYIREPDAKGLAVIDWEEWRPLWIRNWDIKDIYRNKSREMVAKKNPKWTPEQVGKVAQQEFELSARKYMLDTLKLAKSLRPNTLWGFYLFPDCYNHDYRSSGKNYTGRCPAVEMARNDQLNWLWMECTAFFPSIYLGSGLASTNEGRLFVRNRVKEAMRLASVGDGLARPVFVYARPTYMNQMTLLTQKDLVSTIGESVALGAAGVIFWGDTSYASSSASCSSLNEYLQGELGRYLLNVSTAAEQCSQAVCKSHGRCLRKIPDTDVYLHLSPSTHSITNQGGQLKVTGAPGQAELALFRTHFQCQCYSGYRGEACAQKEKGQNRGSSVLGTWPLCLLLPLALLTLIH; encoded by the exons ATGGAGGCTGTATTTCACTCTCTCTTCACCACAGCTGGCCAGCTGCCTTGGTTGCTTCTGGCTCTGTTAACATCGTGGACAGTCCTGTGTTCAGCAGATACAAAGCAGACAAGATGGCCATTATATTCCCAGAAGCCTGTTCTTCTTGCGTGGAATGCCCCAACACAGGAGTGTGTCCCGCGACATCGCGTAACTTTATCTTTGGACCAGTTCGACATTGTGGCATCCCCCAATGAGGGCTTTGTCCGGCAGAACCTCACAATTTTCTACAAGGAGCGCCTTGGGTTGTATCCCTATTATGAGCGTGGTGGCACTGCACTGAACGGAGGCCTTCCACAGCTTGCCAGCCTCACTCAGCACTACGAAAAGATGCCTGAAGGTGTGCAAAAATACATACGTGAGCCAGACGCAAAAGGTTTGGCTGTAATTGACTGGGAGGAGTGGCGCCCGTTGTGGATCCGAAATTGGGATATTAAAGATATCTATCGAAATAAATCCCGTGAAATGGTGGCCAAAAAGAACCCCAAGTGGACCCCAGAACAAGTGGGGAAAGTTGCACAGCAGGAATTTGAGCTATCGGCTCGCAAATATATGCTGGACACTCTGAAACTTGCCAAGAGTTTGAGGCCCAATACACTGTGGGGCTTCTACCTGTTTCCAGATTGTTACAACCATGACTACAGGAGTAGCGGGAAGAACTATACAGGCCGCTGTCCTGCTGTGGAGATGGCCCGCAATGATCAACTGAACTGGTTGTGGATGGAGTGTACAGCGTTCTTCCCGTCTATATATTTGGGTTCTGGTCTTGCATCTACGAATGAAGGACGCCTCTTTGTCCGAAACAGGGTGAAGGAGGCGATGCGCCTGGCATCTGTTGGGGATGGATTAGCACGGCCTGTTTTTGTTTATGCCCGCCCTACTTACATGAATCAGATGACCCTTCTAACTCAG AAAGATCTGGTCTCCACCATTGGGGAGAGTGTCGCACTTGGAGCTGCAGGTGTGATCTTCTGGGGGGACACCTCCTATGCAAGCAGCAGT GCCAGCTGCTCCAGCCTAAATGAGTATCTTCAGGGAGAGCTGGGCCGGTACCTACTCAATGTATCTACAGCAGCAGAACAGTGCAGTCAGGCGGTGTGCAAATCCCACGGCCGCTGTCTGCGCAAAATACCCGACACTGACGTGTACCTGCATCTCAGCCCCTCAACGCACAGCATCACCAATCAGGGTGGCCAGCTGAAGGTTACAGGCGCGCCTGGCCAAGCCGAGCTGGCGCTTTTCCGCACGCACTTCCAGTGCCAATGCTACAGTGGGTACAGGGGTGAGGCCTGTGCTCAGAAAGAAAAAGGGCAGAATAGAGGCTCCTCTGTCTTAGGGACCTGGCCTCTTTGCCTTTTACTCCCACTAGCACTCCTCACTCTGATACACTGA
- the LOC141776834 gene encoding zinc-binding protein A33-like, with the protein MAEQTSHCESFLSCYVCSETFRDPVSLSCNHSFCSSCLKTFWEQAKNKNCPTCKRKASKDDPGVNFGLEELADSFAGGQKAGSPETEKGEKKVEELCSKHQEEAEVFCEDEDGAVCPVCEFSLQSQKVFPIEQVVSDLQDQLKSPQDKRDKYKQVEKTCEEMSQKVFPIEQAVSDLQDQLKSLQDKRDKYKQVEKTCEGMELADSFAEGQTAGSPVEQAVRDLEDQLKSLQDKRDKYKQVEKTVRNGDSNQQLPDNPERNTAYANVLGSKGFSSGTHRWEVEVGDHPHWNVGLAKESVDRKGKEANTSPDDGVWCVTRLSGNYIDVVGETIRVKKSLQRIGVHLDYDRGEVSFYDPEDMTRICTHRDTFTEKLFPWFSIGPAGDAQTADIKICQTVRGGW; encoded by the exons ATGGCTGAGCAGACCTCTCATTGTGAAAGTTTCCTGAGCTGCTATGTGTGTTCAGAGACATTCAGAGatcctgtgtctctgagctgcaACCACAGCTTCTGTTCAAGCTGCCTGAAGACATTCTGGGAACaagctaaaaacaaaaactgtcccaCTTGTAAAAGAAAAGCCTCAAAAGACGATCCTGGGGTGAACTTTGGACTGGAGGAACTGGCTGACTCCTTTGCTGGGGGACAGAAAGCTGGATCACCTGAGACAgaaaaaggagagaagaaggTGGAGGAGTTGTGTAGTAAACATCAAGAAGAGGCTGAAGTGTTCTGTGAGGATGAAGATGGagctgtgtgtcctgtctgtgagtTTTCTCTCCAGAGTCAAAAGGTGTTTCCCATAGAACAAGTAGTCAGTGACCTGCAGGACCAGCTGAAGTCTCCACAGGACAAGAGGGACAAATACAAacaagtggagaaaacatgcgAGGAAATG AGTCAAAAGGTGTTTCCCATAGAACAAGCAGTCAGTGACCTGCAGGACCAGCTGAAGTCTCTACAGGACAAGAGGGACAAATACAAacaagtggagaaaacatgcgAGGGAATG GAACTGGCTGACTCCTTTGCTGAGGGACAGACAGCTGGATCACCTgtagaacaagcagtcagagacCTGGAGGACCAGCTGAAGTCTCTACAGGACAAGAGGGACAAATACAAACAAGTGGAGAAAAC CGTGAGAAACGGAGACTCAaaccagcagcttcctgacaatCCGGAGAGAAACACCGCGTATGCCAATGTCCTGGGCTCGAAGGGCTTCAGCTCGGGGACACACcgctgggaggtggaggtgggggaCCATCCACACTGGAATGTGGGTTTGGCTAAAGAGTCGGTTGACAGGAAGGGGAAGGAGGCAAACACTTCACCAGATGATGGAGTCTGGTGTGTAACACGTCTCAGTGGAAATTACATTGATGTTGTTGGTGAGACAAtcagagtgaagaagagtctcCAGAGGATCGGAGTCCATCTGGACTATGACAGAGGGGAGGTGTCCTTCTACGATCCTGAAGACATGACTCGCATCTGCACTCACAGAGACACTTTCACCGAGAAACTCTTCCCATGGTTCAGCATCGGACCGGCTGGCGATGCTCAAACCGCtgatatcaaaatctgtcaaactGTTCGGGGAGGTTGGTGA